One genomic region from Vigna radiata var. radiata cultivar VC1973A unplaced genomic scaffold, Vradiata_ver6 scaffold_431, whole genome shotgun sequence encodes:
- the LOC106778719 gene encoding protein FAR-RED IMPAIRED RESPONSE 1-like has translation MDGESIEEFNTIDDSFSELVPTLNMCFDTMEEAKKFYCEYGKKCGFGVRTRTSKKDNNNEVYNLILVCSREGRYVSNIRPEVKTLPSQTNQCPAGITFASKDDKWVVKTVVLEHSHELCPHTSNLIRANRKLNMHAKHTLEVNNDADVRINKSFLSMVSDAGGYENMQFMERDARNFIGQHRRSVCKEGDGQMLLSHFSKMRDLNNNFFYELEMDEGNKITSVFWADAKSRAACEEFGDVVSFDTTYLTNKYDMPFAPFVGVNHHGQSILLGCGLLSSEDTRSFVWLFQTWLRCMGNKAPDSIVTDQCKAMANAIEEVFPTTKHRWCLWHIMKKIPEKLQGYKNYLAIKNDVKVLVYDCCSTVDFEMGWKEVFTKSTYKIMNG, from the coding sequence ATGGATGGTGAAAGCATTGAGGAATTTAATACCATAGATGATAGTTTTTCAGAGTTGGTTCCTACTTTGAACATGTGTTTTGACACTATGGAAGaagcaaagaaattttattgtGAGTATGGAAAAAAATGTGGCTTTGGTGTTCGAACAAGAACTTCAAAGAAGGACAACAATAATGAAGTGTACAACTTGATATTAGTATGTTCAAGGGAAGGTAGATATGTTTCTAACATTCGTCCTGAAGTAAAAACTCTACCTAGTCAGACTAATCAATGCCCTGCTGGAATAACATTTGCTTCAAAAGATGACaaatgggttgtcaagactgtTGTTCTAGAGCACAGTCATGAGCTTTGTCCACACACCTCCAATCTCATTCGTGCCAATAGAAAATTGAACATGCATGCGAAACACACATTGGAAGTTAACAATGACGCCGATGTACGTATAAACAAGAGTTTTCTTAGCATGGTCAGTGACGCTGGTGGAtatgaaaatatgcaatttaTGGAGAGAGATGCTAGAAACTTCATCGGTCAACATAGAAGGTCAGTTTGTAAGGAGGGGGATGGTCAGATGCTACTAAGTCACTTTTCAAAAATGAGAGACCTCAATAACAATTTCTTCTACGAACTAGAAATGgatgaaggaaataaaattactaGTGTATTTTGGGCGGACGCTAAAAGCCGAGCTGCTTGTGAGGAATTTGGAGATGTGGTGTCTTTTGATACTACttatttaacaaacaaatatgacaTGCCATTTGCTCCATTTGTGGGAGTAAACCATCATGGACAATCCATCCTACTTGGTTGTGGATTACTTTCATCGGAGGACACTAGGTCATTTGTGTGGTTATTCCAGACTTGGTTAAGATGTATGGGCAACAAGGCACCAGACAGTATTGTTACAGACCAGTGTAAGGCAATGGCTAATGCAATTGAAGAAGTCTTCCCCACAACAAAACATAGGTGGTGTTTGTGGCACATAATGAAAAAGATACCTGAAAAATTGCAAGGCTATAAAAATTATCTTGCTATCAAGAACGATGTGAAAGTGCTTGTATATGACTGTTGTTCCACAGTTGACTTTGAAATGGGTTGGAAAGAAGTTTTCACGAAATCAACTTACAAAATAATGAATGGTTAG